A stretch of the Paenibacillus dendritiformis genome encodes the following:
- the trmB gene encoding tRNA (guanosine(46)-N7)-methyltransferase TrmB: MRLRGKKGAPELLQQSKIAILDPQSARGRWHEIFGNGRPIHVELGMGKGQFISTMSKLHPDVNFIGIDMYDELIARACEKAEALRGELGVDTGANLRLVRANIEYLESIFAEGEIERIFLNFSDPWPKKRHARRRLTHPRFIEKYKHVLNERGEIHQKTDSVALFEYSLNSYAEVGLQMRNISLDLHRDGPHPEHVMTEYEEKFSSRGMNIHRVEVLVGREAYEQYRASLPYGNEGRSVPQR, translated from the coding sequence ATGCGTTTACGAGGTAAAAAAGGGGCTCCGGAGCTGCTTCAGCAATCGAAGATTGCGATCCTGGACCCTCAATCGGCACGAGGCCGCTGGCATGAGATCTTCGGGAACGGCCGTCCGATCCATGTGGAACTGGGCATGGGCAAAGGCCAGTTCATCAGCACGATGAGCAAGCTGCACCCGGATGTGAACTTCATCGGGATCGATATGTACGATGAATTAATCGCGCGCGCTTGCGAGAAGGCCGAGGCGCTCCGGGGAGAGCTCGGCGTGGACACCGGGGCCAACTTGAGGCTGGTGCGGGCGAATATCGAATATCTGGAATCCATTTTTGCGGAGGGCGAGATCGAGCGCATTTTTCTCAATTTCAGCGATCCGTGGCCGAAGAAGCGCCATGCGCGCCGGCGCCTGACTCACCCCCGTTTTATCGAGAAATATAAGCACGTCCTGAATGAACGCGGAGAGATCCACCAAAAGACGGACTCGGTGGCGCTGTTCGAGTACTCCTTGAATTCCTACGCCGAGGTCGGTCTTCAGATGCGGAACATCTCGCTCGATCTGCACCGGGACGGTCCTCATCCGGAACATGTCATGACGGAATACGAAGAGAAATTCTCGAGCAGAGGCATGAACATTCATCGCGTGGAAGTTCTGGTGGGACGCGAGGCTTACGAGCAGTACCGGGCTTCGCTGCCCTACGGCAACGAAGGACGGAGCGTCCCGCAGCGATAA
- a CDS encoding 50S ribosomal protein L33: MRGVTRAQASKLVGKRIYALHKNGSVVSGKLIRISGNRLVLEQAKGKKVKTKAIIPLVLFDLLAIGTAPFAFGGFPYGGYGGYGYAGFPYGSFW; the protein is encoded by the coding sequence ATGCGGGGTGTTACGAGAGCTCAGGCTTCCAAGCTGGTCGGCAAACGGATCTATGCGCTTCACAAGAACGGATCTGTCGTGTCCGGCAAGCTGATTCGCATTTCCGGGAACCGTCTGGTGCTGGAGCAAGCGAAGGGCAAAAAAGTAAAAACAAAAGCCATCATTCCATTGGTTTTATTCGATCTTCTCGCCATTGGCACAGCCCCATTCGCGTTTGGGGGATTCCCTTACGGGGGGTACGGGGGATACGGGTATGCCGGTTTCCCGTACGGATCTTTTTGGTAA
- a CDS encoding acyl-CoA thioesterase yields MIVKKDKDVHQSRLAPKLCRESRVFKTSRVFPNDVNNHDSLFGGKLMSAIDELASISAVRHCRYNVITASTDSVDFLRPILQSDSVCLESYVTWTGRTSMEVFVKVVSENLFSGERAIAATSFLTFVAVDEHGTPMAVPPVIPDSEEEKLLHESAQERAELRKKRRAGSKQLASQLSTRKYWE; encoded by the coding sequence TTGATTGTGAAGAAAGATAAGGATGTTCATCAATCGAGGCTTGCCCCCAAGCTGTGCCGCGAATCCCGCGTGTTCAAGACGAGCCGCGTATTTCCGAACGATGTCAATAACCATGACTCCCTGTTCGGCGGCAAGCTGATGAGCGCCATCGATGAATTGGCCTCCATCTCGGCCGTGCGGCATTGCCGGTACAACGTAATCACCGCTTCGACCGATTCGGTTGATTTCCTGCGCCCGATACTGCAGTCCGATTCCGTCTGCCTGGAATCGTATGTAACCTGGACGGGACGAACGAGCATGGAAGTCTTCGTCAAGGTCGTATCGGAGAATCTGTTCTCCGGCGAGCGCGCCATCGCGGCGACTTCCTTCCTGACGTTCGTGGCGGTGGATGAGCATGGCACGCCGATGGCCGTGCCGCCCGTCATCCCCGACTCCGAGGAAGAGAAGCTGCTTCACGAATCGGCTCAGGAGCGGGCGGAGCTGCGGAAGAAGAGACGGGCGGGAAGCAAGCAGCTCGCCAGCCAGCTGTCGACCCGCAAATATTGGGAATAA
- the rpmI gene encoding 50S ribosomal protein L35 translates to MPKMKTHSSLKGRFKITGTGKVRRYKAYRNHLLSHKSQRQKRNLATSPVMAAGDVNRMKQQLKNLK, encoded by the coding sequence ATGCCTAAGATGAAAACGCATAGCAGCTTGAAGGGCCGCTTCAAAATTACGGGTACTGGTAAAGTGCGTCGCTACAAAGCGTACCGCAACCATTTGCTTTCCCATAAATCGCAACGCCAAAAGCGCAACCTGGCAACAAGCCCAGTGATGGCAGCAGGCGACGTTAACCGCATGAAGCAGCAATTGAAAAACTTGAAATAA
- a CDS encoding TIGR01212 family radical SAM protein (This family includes YhcC from E. coli K-12, an uncharacterized radical SAM protein.): MKYPKLERPPVPLDWGDKRFHTWNAEMRRQFGGKVFKVMLDAGFTCPNRDGRIAIGGCTFCSSRGSGDFAGSRRNDLVTQFNTIRGRQHAKWPNARYIGYFQAYTNTYAPVDTLRDYFEVILEQPGVVGLSIATRPDCLPDDVVEYLAELNERTYLWLEMGLQTVHESTSNLINRAHDTACYEEAVAKLRKHNIRICTHIIYGLPQETHEMMMETAAAVARMDVQGIKLHLLHLMRKTPMVKQYEAGLLRFLEMDEYVKLIVDTLEMLPPEMIVHRVTGDAPRDLLIGPMWSLRKWEVLNAIDAELRRRGTWQGKLWRES; the protein is encoded by the coding sequence TTGAAATATCCGAAGCTTGAACGTCCGCCTGTCCCCCTCGATTGGGGAGACAAGCGGTTCCATACATGGAACGCCGAGATGCGCCGCCAGTTCGGGGGCAAAGTATTCAAGGTGATGCTGGATGCCGGCTTCACCTGCCCGAACCGGGACGGACGCATCGCTATCGGCGGCTGCACCTTTTGCAGCTCGCGGGGCTCCGGCGATTTCGCGGGCTCCCGCCGCAACGATCTCGTGACTCAATTCAATACGATTCGCGGCCGGCAGCACGCGAAATGGCCGAACGCCCGCTATATCGGCTATTTCCAGGCCTACACGAATACGTATGCGCCGGTCGATACGCTCCGCGACTATTTCGAGGTCATCCTCGAGCAGCCCGGGGTCGTCGGCCTGTCCATCGCGACCCGTCCCGATTGCTTGCCGGATGATGTCGTCGAGTATTTGGCCGAGCTGAACGAACGCACCTATCTGTGGCTGGAGATGGGCCTGCAGACGGTTCACGAATCGACCTCGAACCTTATTAACCGGGCGCATGACACCGCTTGCTACGAGGAGGCGGTCGCGAAGCTGCGCAAGCACAATATCCGCATCTGCACCCATATTATATATGGACTGCCGCAGGAGACGCATGAGATGATGATGGAGACCGCAGCGGCGGTTGCCCGTATGGATGTGCAGGGCATCAAGCTCCATCTGCTTCATCTGATGCGCAAAACGCCGATGGTGAAGCAATATGAAGCGGGCCTGCTCCGCTTCCTCGAGATGGATGAATATGTGAAGCTGATCGTCGACACGCTGGAGATGCTGCCGCCCGAGATGATCGTGCACCGCGTGACGGGCGATGCCCCGCGCGACCTCTTGATCGGGCCGATGTGGAGCCTGCGCAAGTGGGAAGTGCTGAACGCGATCGACGCCGAACTTCGCCGCCGCGGCACGTGGCAGGGCAAGCTGTGGAGGGAGAGTTGA
- a CDS encoding glycosyltransferase family 2 protein codes for MVDKLFIGLQVLLAALGVYQFTLSLFGIYREKKRRNYDPQKSFAVIVAAHNEEAVIGALVENLKQLDYPKEMYDIFVICDNCTDNTADIVREHGVQACERHNPHQRGKGYAIEWMLNNLWEMPRQYDAVVMLDADNLVSMDFLREMNNDLCSGARVIQGYIDTKNPHDSWITAAYGVTYWYCNRLWQLSRKNLKLANFLGGTGMCFESQLLKDMGWGATSLVEDLEFTARCVMNGINPVLNYNARVYDEKPLTFKASARQRLRWMQGHFTVARRYFFPLLWQSVKERNMAKFDMALYTITVYTVLLTFLMTAFLWVDAAIFNGPNVATFFEYLPSWVTVVSMVLTCSVFVLALVLEGVKSWRIYASLITFPIYLLSWWPITFYAFFTQNNKVWSHTEHTRVVRLEEMQGKQVS; via the coding sequence ATGGTGGATAAGTTATTTATCGGCTTGCAGGTGTTGTTGGCCGCGCTCGGGGTCTATCAATTCACCTTGTCGCTGTTCGGCATTTACCGTGAAAAGAAACGACGAAATTACGACCCGCAGAAATCGTTCGCCGTCATTGTGGCCGCGCATAACGAGGAAGCGGTCATTGGAGCGCTTGTCGAGAACTTGAAGCAGCTCGACTATCCGAAGGAAATGTATGACATCTTTGTCATTTGCGATAATTGTACCGACAACACGGCGGACATCGTAAGAGAGCATGGCGTGCAGGCGTGCGAGCGCCACAATCCTCATCAGCGCGGCAAGGGCTATGCCATTGAGTGGATGCTGAACAACCTGTGGGAGATGCCGCGCCAGTACGATGCGGTCGTCATGCTCGACGCGGACAATCTGGTCAGCATGGATTTCCTTCGTGAAATGAATAATGATCTGTGCTCCGGCGCGCGTGTCATCCAGGGCTATATCGATACGAAGAATCCGCATGACTCCTGGATTACGGCCGCTTACGGCGTTACTTACTGGTACTGCAACCGGCTGTGGCAGCTGTCCCGCAAAAATCTGAAGCTGGCGAACTTCCTCGGCGGTACCGGAATGTGCTTCGAGAGCCAGCTGCTGAAGGATATGGGGTGGGGCGCGACGAGCCTGGTCGAGGACCTGGAATTCACGGCGCGCTGCGTCATGAACGGCATCAATCCGGTGTTGAATTACAATGCGCGCGTATACGACGAGAAGCCGTTGACGTTCAAGGCGTCGGCACGCCAGCGTCTGCGCTGGATGCAGGGCCACTTTACGGTGGCGCGCCGCTATTTCTTCCCGCTGCTGTGGCAGAGCGTCAAGGAGCGCAATATGGCGAAGTTCGATATGGCGCTCTATACGATTACGGTCTACACCGTGCTGCTGACGTTTCTGATGACCGCTTTCTTGTGGGTGGACGCGGCGATTTTCAACGGGCCGAACGTGGCCACGTTCTTTGAATATTTGCCGTCATGGGTGACGGTCGTCTCGATGGTGCTGACCTGCAGCGTGTTCGTGCTGGCCCTCGTGCTTGAGGGCGTCAAATCGTGGCGCATCTATGCGTCGCTCATTACGTTCCCAATCTATCTGCTGTCCTGGTGGCCGATTACGTTCTATGCGTTCTTCACGCAGAACAACAAGGTATGGAGCCATACCGAGCATACGCGCGTCGTGCGCTTGGAGGAAATGCAGGGCAAGCAGGTGTCCTGA
- a CDS encoding nucleoid-associated protein, protein MIDLSKAEIQQMVVHQVGSKARDEGVRVSHALYDVPSDEVKATLMKYFISGFKFDAFYRFHHEAELPLNEVYTYVSRIFQQPDSFHEQSVHLLHHLYEQSSHPQIKPGELYVVHLNNILYNNFSIDAIGIMKSEHKDVFLQVQERNPEELQVSIQEGTNIRKLDKGCLILNVRAEAGYSVGIVDTSAGKNNEAARYWQEDFLNVRLLEDEHYLTDKYIEMCTHFYEDVIAASAEEPPEKKEKLEFIHHTIEYFAKHEQFEEEAFAEEVIVQPEIVPIFKAYKETYEEANELPPLNEFPISQAALKKAKRTYKNNIRTDTGIELKLKSDSFAFVEKGFDEERGMHYYKVFYNEEE, encoded by the coding sequence ATGATCGATTTATCCAAAGCGGAAATTCAGCAAATGGTTGTCCATCAGGTCGGAAGCAAGGCCCGCGACGAAGGGGTTCGCGTCTCTCACGCGCTCTATGACGTGCCAAGCGACGAAGTGAAGGCGACGCTGATGAAGTATTTTATTTCCGGCTTCAAATTCGATGCCTTTTACCGCTTCCATCATGAGGCCGAGCTGCCTTTGAATGAGGTATACACGTATGTGAGCCGCATCTTTCAGCAGCCGGATTCCTTTCACGAGCAGTCCGTTCATTTGCTGCATCATTTGTATGAGCAATCCTCCCATCCGCAGATTAAGCCGGGGGAGCTGTATGTCGTTCATCTCAATAATATCTTGTACAACAACTTCAGCATCGACGCCATCGGCATCATGAAATCGGAGCATAAGGACGTCTTTCTTCAGGTGCAGGAGCGCAATCCGGAAGAGCTTCAGGTCAGCATCCAGGAAGGAACGAACATCCGCAAGCTGGACAAGGGCTGCCTTATACTCAACGTGCGGGCGGAGGCGGGCTACTCGGTCGGCATCGTCGATACGTCGGCAGGCAAGAACAACGAAGCGGCCCGGTATTGGCAGGAAGATTTCTTGAACGTGCGGCTGCTGGAGGACGAGCATTATTTGACGGATAAATATATCGAAATGTGCACGCATTTCTACGAGGATGTCATCGCCGCCTCGGCGGAGGAACCGCCGGAGAAGAAGGAGAAGCTGGAGTTCATTCATCATACGATCGAGTACTTCGCCAAGCACGAACAGTTCGAGGAGGAGGCCTTCGCCGAGGAGGTTATTGTGCAGCCGGAGATCGTGCCGATCTTCAAGGCGTACAAGGAGACGTACGAGGAAGCGAACGAGTTGCCTCCGCTGAATGAATTTCCGATTTCCCAGGCCGCCTTGAAAAAGGCGAAGCGAACGTATAAAAATAATATCCGGACCGATACGGGAATCGAGCTGAAGCTCAAGAGCGACAGCTTCGCTTTCGTGGAGAAGGGCTTCGATGAAGAGCGGGGCATGCATTACTATAAAGTTTTCTATAACGAGGAAGAATAG
- the infC gene encoding translation initiation factor IF-3 produces MVNEEIRAKEVRLVGPEGEQIGIKPFREALQMAYDANLDLVNVAPQAKPPVCRIMDYGKFRYEQQKKEKEARKNQKTVDIKEVWFRANIDEHDFQTKLRNVLKFLREGDKVKCSVRFRGREIAHADIGKKVLDRVLAEANELCIVERVPKLEGRSMIMILAPKST; encoded by the coding sequence TTGGTTAACGAGGAGATTCGTGCGAAGGAAGTTCGACTGGTCGGTCCGGAAGGCGAGCAGATCGGCATCAAGCCGTTCCGCGAAGCGCTGCAGATGGCTTACGACGCGAACTTGGACCTGGTGAATGTGGCTCCGCAAGCGAAGCCGCCCGTATGCCGGATTATGGACTACGGCAAGTTCCGCTACGAGCAGCAGAAGAAAGAGAAAGAAGCGCGCAAGAATCAGAAGACGGTTGATATCAAGGAAGTCTGGTTCCGCGCGAACATTGACGAGCATGATTTCCAGACGAAGCTGCGCAACGTCTTGAAGTTCCTGCGTGAAGGCGATAAGGTCAAATGCTCGGTCCGCTTCCGCGGACGCGAGATTGCCCATGCGGATATCGGCAAGAAAGTTCTTGACCGCGTTCTGGCCGAAGCGAACGAGCTGTGCATCGTGGAGCGCGTTCCGAAGCTGGAAGGCCGCAGCATGATTATGATTTTGGCGCCAAAGAGCACCTAA
- a CDS encoding MGDG synthase family glycosyltransferase produces MQEPVTWSVPAGFAFTNDKEGKKRVLILSERFGAGHTQAAHALAVSLRKLSPHVQTRVIELGSFLNPRTAPLIIEAYRKTVSVQPKLVGFMYRTQYNKSLNRLTTMALHRVFYTQAMTVMRQLRPDMIVCTHPIPNAVISRLRRLGLDVPLCTVITDYDAHATWVSPGVSRYLVSTPEVQAKLESHGVPSDRILVTGIPVHPKFWETHDRKTKAAIRRRFGLKELPTVLVMGGGWGLIDPTRSSELLTRWRNDIQFLFCIGDNEKLRQRLLDNPRFRHENIRLFGYTKQIDQLMDVSDLLVTKPGGITCTEAMAKGIPMLFYEPLPGQEEENLHYFTEKGYGERIENAHTITNWMNKLAYRYEEVASRRREFELNASRYHPKACADAILSMLYEQPPSGSSSA; encoded by the coding sequence ATGCAGGAACCTGTCACATGGTCAGTACCGGCAGGCTTCGCTTTTACGAACGATAAGGAAGGCAAGAAGCGGGTTCTCATCCTGTCGGAGCGCTTCGGGGCCGGGCATACCCAAGCTGCGCATGCTCTGGCCGTCAGCCTCCGCAAGCTGTCCCCGCATGTGCAGACGCGCGTGATTGAGCTGGGCAGCTTTTTGAATCCGCGGACGGCGCCGCTCATTATCGAGGCCTACCGGAAGACCGTCAGCGTGCAGCCCAAGCTGGTCGGCTTCATGTACAGGACCCAATATAACAAATCGTTGAACAGGCTGACTACGATGGCTCTGCATCGCGTCTTTTATACGCAGGCGATGACGGTTATGCGCCAGTTGAGGCCGGACATGATCGTATGCACGCATCCGATTCCGAATGCCGTTATCTCGCGGCTGCGGCGGCTGGGCTTGGATGTGCCGCTCTGCACGGTCATTACCGATTACGACGCGCATGCGACCTGGGTCAGCCCCGGCGTTAGCCGCTATCTGGTCTCGACGCCTGAAGTGCAGGCAAAGCTGGAGTCCCATGGCGTTCCTTCCGATCGCATCCTGGTGACCGGCATCCCCGTTCATCCGAAGTTCTGGGAGACCCATGACCGCAAGACGAAGGCCGCCATCCGCCGGCGCTTCGGGCTGAAGGAGCTCCCGACCGTCCTCGTCATGGGCGGCGGCTGGGGACTCATTGACCCGACCCGTTCCAGCGAGCTGCTGACCCGCTGGCGCAATGATATCCAGTTCTTGTTCTGTATCGGAGACAATGAGAAGCTCCGCCAGCGCCTGCTGGACAACCCGAGATTCCGGCATGAGAATATCCGCCTGTTCGGCTATACGAAGCAGATCGATCAGCTGATGGACGTATCCGACCTGCTGGTGACGAAGCCGGGCGGAATAACCTGCACCGAAGCGATGGCGAAGGGCATTCCGATGCTGTTCTACGAACCGCTGCCGGGCCAGGAAGAAGAGAACCTGCATTACTTTACGGAAAAAGGATATGGCGAGCGAATCGAGAACGCTCATACGATAACGAATTGGATGAACAAGCTGGCGTACCGCTATGAGGAAGTCGCCTCGCGGCGGCGCGAATTCGAGCTGAATGCCTCGCGTTATCACCCGAAGGCGTGTGCCGACGCGATTTTGAGCATGCTTTACGAGCAGCCGCCTTCCGGCAGTTCCTCCGCCTGA
- the rplT gene encoding 50S ribosomal protein L20 — MARVKGGFTTRRRHKKVLKLAKGYFGSKHRIFKTANEQVMKSLLYAYRDRRQRKRDFRKLWIARINAAARMNGLSYSKMMHGLKLAGVDINRKMLADMAVNDANAFSSLAAVAKEKVNA, encoded by the coding sequence ATGGCACGAGTAAAAGGCGGATTTACGACACGTCGTCGTCATAAGAAAGTATTGAAACTGGCAAAAGGATACTTCGGTTCCAAACACCGCATCTTCAAAACAGCGAACGAGCAAGTGATGAAATCGTTGCTGTATGCATACCGCGATCGCCGTCAACGGAAGCGTGACTTCCGCAAGCTGTGGATCGCCCGCATCAACGCGGCAGCTCGCATGAACGGACTGTCCTACAGCAAGATGATGCACGGCTTGAAGCTGGCTGGCGTGGACATCAACCGCAAAATGCTGGCTGACATGGCCGTCAACGATGCCAATGCATTCAGCTCTCTTGCGGCAGTAGCCAAAGAAAAAGTAAACGCGTAA
- a CDS encoding phosphatase PAP2 family protein — translation MTRVIAWLGYRERQLFLWINQRLHHHWMNMVLYTMTHLGGATFTIAFSLILGLFAPDPWSRIGWQCLVALAVSHIPVFLIKKWYPRVRPHLALPGIRTFRKPLIDHSFPSGHTTAIFSIVMPIMMAFPILTWALLPVALIVAMSRMYLGLHYPSDCLAGALIGTGAAVGTVSFWT, via the coding sequence TTGACCCGTGTTATCGCGTGGCTTGGATACCGTGAACGGCAGTTGTTTCTGTGGATTAATCAGCGTCTTCATCATCACTGGATGAACATGGTGCTCTATACAATGACTCATCTTGGAGGAGCGACATTCACGATCGCATTCTCGCTTATCCTTGGCCTGTTCGCGCCTGACCCTTGGAGCCGGATTGGCTGGCAGTGTCTGGTTGCGCTGGCTGTAAGCCATATTCCCGTTTTTCTTATCAAAAAATGGTACCCGCGGGTTCGCCCCCACTTGGCGCTGCCCGGTATACGAACGTTTCGCAAGCCTCTTATTGACCATTCGTTCCCGTCGGGACATACGACGGCCATCTTTTCGATCGTCATGCCGATTATGATGGCCTTTCCGATTTTGACCTGGGCGCTGCTTCCCGTCGCCTTGATCGTGGCGATGTCGCGCATGTATCTCGGCCTTCATTATCCTTCCGACTGCCTGGCAGGGGCCTTGATCGGAACCGGGGCGGCCGTAGGCACGGTCTCCTTCTGGACATAA
- a CDS encoding class I SAM-dependent methyltransferase, whose product MGFLSVLSFAQQAVKERVQPGDRAVDATMGTGVDTLFLARLVGPRGSVAAFDIQAAALELTRRRLEDAFGADGGGRVELRQHSHAAMTRALPPAWHGTTAAVMFNLGYLPAVDADKRVMTEPSTTLTALEDALTLLRPGGVLTAVVYPGHAGGDREADAVRSWAEGLPAARGQAVVYRMLQRPEAPYVIAVEKARSRSAER is encoded by the coding sequence ATGGGATTCCTCTCCGTACTCAGCTTCGCGCAGCAGGCCGTGAAGGAGCGCGTGCAGCCGGGCGATCGCGCCGTGGACGCGACGATGGGCACCGGCGTGGACACGCTCTTCCTCGCCCGGCTTGTCGGGCCGCGCGGATCTGTGGCGGCCTTCGATATCCAGGCGGCGGCGCTCGAGCTGACCCGCCGCCGTCTGGAGGACGCCTTCGGCGCGGACGGCGGCGGGCGGGTCGAGCTGCGGCAGCACAGCCATGCAGCGATGACCCGTGCCTTGCCCCCGGCATGGCACGGGACGACGGCAGCCGTCATGTTCAACCTCGGCTATCTGCCGGCGGTTGACGCGGACAAGCGCGTCATGACGGAGCCGTCCACGACGCTGACGGCGCTGGAGGACGCTCTGACGCTGCTCCGTCCGGGCGGGGTGCTGACCGCCGTCGTGTACCCGGGCCATGCGGGGGGCGACCGCGAAGCGGACGCCGTCCGCTCCTGGGCGGAGGGACTGCCCGCCGCCAGAGGCCAGGCGGTCGTCTACCGCATGCTCCAGCGGCCGGAGGCGCCTTACGTCATCGCGGTCGAGAAGGCACGCTCCCGAAGCGCGGAGCGGTAA
- a CDS encoding GNAT family N-acetyltransferase, with product MNIRLRRPASDDRIIRRLVLEELLPHSNLIWEESQVLKDIPVRLRKGVTYVAANRRNQPVGFALVQAKNDILLIDLLAVSSAAQGKGCGSALLARAERHGRMQRCLLSRVYVDQGNDAAQRFYERHGYRVKRYIAQIACHEMEKPLDRR from the coding sequence ATGAACATCCGGCTTCGGCGCCCCGCTTCCGATGACCGCATCATTCGCCGCCTTGTTCTGGAGGAATTGCTTCCCCACTCCAACCTCATCTGGGAAGAGAGCCAAGTGCTGAAGGATATTCCGGTCCGGCTCCGGAAGGGCGTCACCTATGTCGCTGCGAACCGCAGAAATCAGCCCGTCGGCTTCGCGCTTGTCCAAGCGAAGAACGACATCCTGCTGATCGATCTGCTCGCCGTCAGCAGCGCTGCCCAGGGCAAAGGATGCGGCTCCGCGCTTCTGGCACGGGCGGAACGGCACGGGCGCATGCAGCGCTGCCTCCTTTCCCGCGTCTACGTAGATCAAGGCAACGACGCCGCCCAGCGATTCTACGAGCGGCATGGTTACCGGGTAAAGCGGTACATCGCGCAGATCGCATGCCACGAGATGGAAAAGCCGCTGGACAGGCGCTGA
- a CDS encoding ABC transporter substrate-binding protein, which translates to MNKRKRFQPMLPVLLILLLAAAGCSSSGSGSPPPAAGTAPAAAESPATDEPETSHPAEETGGEPVTIKILYPWGEGAFEERYRGIESLLPNVKLELVDSRAELEPLQELNAQQIVPDIIFANWGLAPLYELDMIEPLDALIAKHRFDLRTLDDSLVASIRAMDKEGQGRMMGIPIQYSPYGIWYNKEVFDKFGVEYPGERMTWDEVIEMAKQMTAERDGIPYRGLEMGPGMASGEVTVPLQQLAVNLTDPDTGEVRIDKEPAVAKYLDLMKRIYSIPGIVSPDPEARTDYEFPKKNVAMIVTWIEYLRWGVGDPEVAANMEAAPLPVWPDAPDAAPPAGSNLLVINKYSPHKDEAFRVLMAYLSPEHQTELAKIGDAPPLFNNPDVVSRFGESVEIFNGKNVSAFYKRKPALPPAKISPWDKYVDIGSSMLKFSQSNMDIAEFLRVLKEESEMKIREARSKSG; encoded by the coding sequence ATGAATAAGCGAAAGCGCTTCCAACCGATGCTGCCCGTCCTTCTCATCCTCCTGCTTGCCGCCGCGGGCTGCAGCTCTTCCGGTTCCGGCAGCCCTCCTCCGGCGGCCGGAACCGCTCCCGCCGCTGCCGAATCTCCGGCCACCGATGAGCCGGAGACCTCCCACCCTGCCGAAGAGACGGGCGGGGAACCGGTTACGATCAAAATTTTGTACCCCTGGGGAGAAGGCGCCTTCGAGGAACGGTACCGCGGCATTGAATCGCTGCTGCCGAATGTGAAGCTGGAGCTCGTCGATTCCCGGGCGGAATTGGAGCCGCTGCAGGAGCTGAACGCGCAGCAGATCGTGCCGGACATCATCTTCGCCAACTGGGGGCTGGCCCCGCTCTACGAGCTCGACATGATCGAACCGCTGGACGCTCTGATCGCCAAGCATCGATTCGACCTCCGTACGCTGGATGATTCGCTCGTCGCGTCGATTCGCGCCATGGACAAGGAGGGCCAGGGCCGCATGATGGGCATTCCGATCCAATACAGCCCTTACGGCATCTGGTACAACAAAGAAGTCTTCGATAAATTCGGAGTCGAATATCCTGGGGAGCGGATGACCTGGGACGAAGTCATCGAGATGGCGAAGCAGATGACCGCCGAGCGGGACGGGATCCCGTATCGCGGTCTCGAAATGGGGCCGGGCATGGCCTCGGGCGAGGTGACCGTGCCGCTGCAGCAGCTGGCGGTCAATCTGACCGATCCGGATACAGGTGAAGTGCGGATCGACAAGGAACCGGCCGTAGCGAAGTACCTGGATCTTATGAAGCGCATTTACAGCATCCCGGGCATCGTGAGTCCGGATCCGGAAGCCCGCACAGATTATGAATTTCCGAAGAAGAACGTCGCCATGATCGTCACCTGGATCGAATATCTTCGCTGGGGCGTCGGCGATCCGGAGGTCGCCGCCAACATGGAGGCGGCCCCGCTTCCGGTATGGCCGGATGCCCCTGACGCCGCTCCGCCTGCGGGCAGCAACCTGCTCGTCATCAACAAGTACAGCCCGCACAAGGACGAAGCGTTCCGGGTGCTGATGGCGTATTTGTCGCCAGAGCATCAGACGGAGCTGGCCAAGATCGGCGATGCGCCGCCGTTGTTCAACAACCCTGACGTAGTCAGCCGTTTCGGCGAGAGCGTGGAAATCTTCAACGGCAAAAACGTCTCCGCCTTCTATAAGCGCAAGCCCGCCCTGCCGCCGGCCAAGATCAGCCCCTGGGACAAATATGTCGACATCGGAAGCAGCATGCTCAAATTCTCGCAATCGAATATGGACATCGCCGAGTTCCTGCGGGTCTTGAAGGAGGAATCCGAGATGAAGATCAGAGAAGCGAGAAGCAAGAGCGGCTAA